The sequence GACCAGGTGATAGGCGTCAGGTATAAGCACAGTAATGTGTTCAGCCGAGACGTACTAATAAGTCGTGCGCCTTCCCTTTAATTATATTATGACACAGACGCTTCGGTGAACTTGTTAAAACCATTCGAACATTAAATCTTCAAATACGTCAGCTTGAGTGTTCTTGGCGACAATAGCGAGGGTGTCCCACCTCTTCCCATTCCGAACAGAGCAGTTAAGCCCCTCTACGCCGATGGTACTTGCCGGGTAACTGGCCGGGAGAGTAGGAAGTCGCCAGAACTTTATCTTCAGCCCCTTCAGAAATGAAGGGGCTTTTTTTTTGTTTGTTCCCGGCATGTCTCCAGGGATCCATGTGCCCGGACTTCGCAATTGTTCAGGATAGAATATCACTGTGAACGAATCGTATAGTCTGTGCTTTTTCTGAACGACCAACAGATTGATATCTATTTCTGAAACATCGGAAACTGGGACAATATTGAAAATAGACCATAAGTCATTAAAAACGCCTGTTTTTTGTTTGGCGCAGTGTTTGCGGTGCTATGTATCACTGTCTCTATACCTTCTGTCCGATCCTGCATAACTTACTGTATAAAGGTTCTCATCATGAAAACTGTGGCACTTTTTACTCTCCTCTTTTTTTGTGTCGTATTTCAGACGATGGGCCAGGATACAGGCCAACTGAGCCCGAGTGGATTCCAGGATGATCAAGGTGTTTCAAGCGAAACAAATGCATATTCCTCGAACGATCAATACGTTGTGTTCAATAATACTGACGATGAGGTAGATTACACTACCTTCAATATGTCGATACCCGCGAGTGCCACCATCACCGGTATCATTGTTTATGTTGAAGGGAAAATCTCGAGTGGTGCCACTATTACGATGCGTGCGCAATTGAGCTGGGATGACGGCGGCAGTTATACATCCACATCTCTGGGAACGTTCTCTACCTTCACAACATCCGACAATGTGTATTCCGTAGGAGGCGTTTCCAATACATTCGGTCGCACGTGGAGCCCTTCAGATTTCTCGAATGCAAATTTCCGAGTTCAGTTGGACGCGGGAGGTTCCAATGGTGGCACATTAAGCGTGGATCATGTGCAGGTCCGGGTTTATTACACCGTTCCTCCTCCTCCGGGCCCCCCGGCCGATCTTCCTGTCGCCACGTTTGAGCCCCTGTCTGAGGGTTCCTTGATCATCCCGATGAACGACCTCGATGTCGGTTCCGGTCAGGCGACTGAAAATCGCGCAGGGAAGCAGTCCCGCTTGAAGTATGCGTACGGGCTTGTGTATTCTCTGCTCGCAAATGATGTCACTGTGAAGTGGGCATTCTCGACGTCAAAGGTGAAGGATGGCGCTGATTTCGGAGTGTCGGCCAATCAGGTCAAGGTTCGCCAGGGCGACACACTCATCACATCCGCCTTTAATTACAAGGGCAGCGTCTTTATCGTCTCGGTTCAGGACACCGCTGTCGCCGGTCCCATCCTTCGCAACAGCACATTTGACAAAGTGACAGTTCACCAGGTGCTCACTGCGTTCACCGCCTACATCCCGGTGGTGTATACACTTGATGAAATCCCGAAAGCCCTCATCTTCGACAACGATGCGACGCAGCTTCCGGCACTGACCGCTCTCTTTTCGGAGGCCGCCATCCCCAGTTCCGCGTACGATGCGGTCTCGACCATGCCCGCAAGTCTCGACGCCCCGTGTTACACCATCGCCATGCTCCCGCACGACGAGGGTATCACCTCCACCCAGATCAACACGCTGCATAATTACCTCCGCGATGGCGGAAACCTGTATGCGCAGTGCGCCGCCATCTACGAGCTGGAAAATGGCCCGGGTTCAACGTCGACGTACGGGCATACCTTCACGTCGCTCACTCCGTCAAACGCCATTTCACGTTCCACAACAACCGACGGTAACACCTACGTCTATCCCGACACCGGAGCGCGTATTTCCTTCGGCCAGCTTGTGGGAAGCATCGAGCAGTCGGGCATCTCCCACACCCCGTACTGGCGCCTGTCCTCCGGCGCTCGTTACAGCGACGGTTTCATCGACATCGCTCGCACGAACAGCAATTTTGATGTGACGAACCTGTACCAGAAGGTTTTTGCAAAACGCTTCGACAACAGCGCCGGCTTCGGATGGGTGGTCGTCTGTGGTGGTCATAATCACAGTGGTACGACTTCGGGTGGTGTGAGCGGCGGCAGTTATCAGCGTATACCGCGAATTGCCCTGAATGCGTTCCTGACTCCTGCAGGCCGCCTGAGCTGTCAGCCCCTGCCTGTGGAACTCGTGGCGTTTTCCGCCTCCGCCCGTGGCAATTCGATCGATCTGAAATGGAAGACGCAGACTGAAGCAAACAACCTCGGCTTCGAAGTCCAGCGCCGCAGCGATGGCGGAGAGTGGACCCCTGTTGGTTTCGTCCAGGGTCAGGGCACGATCAACACGCCGCAGAACTACTCGTTTGTGGATGTGGACGCGATGCGTTTCGGCGGCACGATCTATTACCGCCTGCGGCAGGTTGACCGAGATGGCGGCTACAGCTTCTCGTCGACTGTTGAAGTGCGCGCGGATGGTACGGTTGCCGCGGCTAATATTTCGAACATGTCCCCGAACCCCGCGTTCGCCACAACAACACTGAACTTCTCAACAACGACCGATGGCCCGGTGAGCATCTCCGTCTTCGATATGATGGGTCGCGAGCACGTGTCTGTTACAAATAACATGTTCCTGACCGCCGGTTCGCATAACCAGCTCATCGATGTTGCGGGCATGACGCCTGGTAATTACATCGTTGTCCTGAAGACTGCCACCACGGTGAGCACATCGAAACTCGTCGTGGGGCGCTGAGTCGGCACCTCCGACCTCCATCCTCTCCCAGCGGGCGGCGCGTTGCGCCGCCCGTTTTTTTTTCTGAACCGGAGGAATAATGGCGGAGACAAGGCACCGACCTGGTCGGGGGTTAGACGTCCCCGTAGCGGATTTCTCGAGCCCGATCGAACCGCTTCCAGCTCCTTCGTATGCTCCCTGCTCTGTTGTTGAACATCCACAATTCGGCTGTTGCAATTTATTACACGCACCGATGTGCCAATCGTTGAAAATGAAACGTTTTCAATGTGGCAGGGTTGTTGGATGGGGTTCCATGTGCAAATGTCGCACGGTAATCCAAGACCAGTTCGAAAATCACAAGGAGAAAGTAGTGATGCGGTGTTTCAGCGAGGCGAAACAGGTTAGTTTTGAAAAAATCAACAGTGCTGCGAGTCGTAGCGGCGCTGCGATTCGAATGTTAGGATTGTTTGTGGCTCTGTCGGCGATCTTCACTCAGATGAGCCCGGCGGTCGAAAAGACCTTCAATACAAGCTCCGGCTCCTGGAACAGCAGCAGCAATTGGACGCCCAGCGGCGTACCCGCCGCCGGCGACGATGTGATCATACCCAGTGGCCGCATCTGCAGCATCAATACCAACACGAACACCCTGGCGTCCCTTACAATCAACGGAACCCTCACCACCGACGGGACCGCGCGTACAATCACCGTCTCCGGCAATATCACCATCGCAAGCACCGGCATTTTCCAGCCGAGTACGTCGAACGTCACTCATACGGTGAATCTTGCCGGAAATCTGGAAAACCAGGGCACGCTCAATTCCGCCAACGGCAGCGGCGAATTCCGCTTCACCTTTAACGGTTCCTCGAATCAGAGCGTGTGGGGGAGCGGTACGCAAACCGAATTCTGGCAGATGACCGTGAACAACAGCGGCGCTAACGGAAACAACATCGTTGAAATTCAGACCACGGTCTTTACAAACACATCCTCTACTTTCCTCACTCTGACCGACGGTACTCTGAAAATGTCGGGCAGCTTCACCTTTACTAGCGTCTTCTTTTCCGGTACCAACTACACTATTAACACAAACAGCGGCCTGTGGTTGAATAACCCCAATGTGACCGTGACGGGTCTGGGTGGTGATGTGACTCTGCAGGGGCAGGTGCGGATCAGCAGCGGCACGTACAACGTCGGTACTTCATCGAGCCACGATATCCTATTTGATGGCACCGCGGCGAAGTTCATCATGGAAGGCGGAGCATGCAATGTGCAGGGTCGTTTTGACGAAGAGAGCAATGGCACAGATGATGTGGACTTTTCCATGAGCAGCGGCGTGTTGACGGTTGGTATGGCGGGCGTGAGTTCGTCCAGCAATGCCGTCTTCGATATTGAATCCGCAACCTCGACGTTCACGATGAGTGGTGGGACCATTGTCATTCGCGAAGACAATTCGAATTCGGGGGGTGATTTCAGGAACGTTGCTTCCACCATCGACATCACGGGTGGTACGCTCCAGTTCGGCAATGGCAGCAGCGCATCGTCCAACACCTACGAGATTCGCACCGCATCGGCGTGTCCGGCTGTGGATCTGTATTCGACCAGCGCGAGTCTGACACTTGCCGCCGCGATCACCGTGTGGGGCGACATGAACATCCGTACCGGGACCACTTTCAGCCAGGCGGGGAACACCGTCACCGTGAAAAAGAACTGGATTCTCGACGGCACCTACACACACGGAAACGGCCGCCTCGTGTTCAACGGAAACGCAGCCCAGACGATGTCGGCCACAACGTCGTATGAACTCGAGCTGAACAACACTGCGGGCGGACTGCAGTTGCTCGGAGACGTGAGTGCGACAAACGCGCTTGTCCTTACAAGCGGCGTGCTGCAGCTCGGCAATTACAATCTGACAATGGGTAGCAGTGCGACAATCGGCGGCACGCCCTCATC is a genomic window of Ignavibacteriota bacterium containing:
- a CDS encoding T9SS type A sorting domain-containing protein, translated to MALSAIFTQMSPAVEKTFNTSSGSWNSSSNWTPSGVPAAGDDVIIPSGRICSINTNTNTLASLTINGTLTTDGTARTITVSGNITIASTGIFQPSTSNVTHTVNLAGNLENQGTLNSANGSGEFRFTFNGSSNQSVWGSGTQTEFWQMTVNNSGANGNNIVEIQTTVFTNTSSTFLTLTDGTLKMSGSFTFTSVFFSGTNYTINTNSGLWLNNPNVTVTGLGGDVTLQGQVRISSGTYNVGTSSSHDILFDGTAAKFIMEGGACNVQGRFDEESNGTDDVDFSMSSGVLTVGMAGVSSSSNAVFDIESATSTFTMSGGTIVIREDNSNSGGDFRNVASTIDITGGTLQFGNGSSASSNTYEIRTASACPAVDLYSTSASLTLAAAITVWGDMNIRTGTTFSQAGNTVTVKKNWILDGTYTHGNGRLVFNGNAAQTMSATTSYELELNNTAGGLQLLGDVSATNALVLTSGVLQLGNYNLTMGSSATIGGTPSSTAMVVTDGTGEARKIFTSTGSFTFPVGDITGTTEYSPCTVNLVSGTPDVGAYVAVRVLNQKHPNLSGMAADYINRYWNVSTNGITSATVSGSFTYTDGDINGNEADYTLGLWAGSVWSNAGMNTAASNTLTVAGAISLLGDLTAANDQNLPVELTMFHATRVNRAVKLVWKTATEANNMGFEVQRSNDGRFFETLGFIDGHGTVNAPQSYSFTDSRPNLNATQYYRLKQIDRDGASQLSEVVEVASQAGKSVALENWPNPVSGSSAIRFTLAEAGPVTLIITNALGQEIARLVDGAHLGAGTHVASFDARDLRSGNYFCAIQTAQGSEVLTISVAR
- a CDS encoding T9SS type A sorting domain-containing protein; the protein is MNDLDVGSGQATENRAGKQSRLKYAYGLVYSLLANDVTVKWAFSTSKVKDGADFGVSANQVKVRQGDTLITSAFNYKGSVFIVSVQDTAVAGPILRNSTFDKVTVHQVLTAFTAYIPVVYTLDEIPKALIFDNDATQLPALTALFSEAAIPSSAYDAVSTMPASLDAPCYTIAMLPHDEGITSTQINTLHNYLRDGGNLYAQCAAIYELENGPGSTSTYGHTFTSLTPSNAISRSTTTDGNTYVYPDTGARISFGQLVGSIEQSGISHTPYWRLSSGARYSDGFIDIARTNSNFDVTNLYQKVFAKRFDNSAGFGWVVVCGGHNHSGTTSGGVSGGSYQRIPRIALNAFLTPAGRLSCQPLPVELVAFSASARGNSIDLKWKTQTEANNLGFEVQRRSDGGEWTPVGFVQGQGTINTPQNYSFVDVDAMRFGGTIYYRLRQVDRDGGYSFSSTVEVRADGTVAAANISNMSPNPAFATTTLNFSTTTDGPVSISVFDMMGREHVSVTNNMFLTAGSHNQLIDVAGMTPGNYIVVLKTATTVSTSKLVVGR